One window of the Piliocolobus tephrosceles isolate RC106 chromosome 17, ASM277652v3, whole genome shotgun sequence genome contains the following:
- the PABPN1L gene encoding embryonic polyadenylate-binding protein 2 isoform X4 codes for MWPFLSRSLFPPPTQAWLQTVSSDPEAQGWGAWNETKETLGPEGGEGKEEEEEAEEDQDGDAGFLLSLLEQENLAECPVPDQELEAIKMKVCTMEQAEGPPWSPEVQHQAEEEEGTTAGQLLSPEATGCPLPGTPEEKVEADHRSVYVGNVDYGGSAEELEAHFSRCGEVHRVTILCDKFSGHPKGCCQKEPTSPGSAPQTAGAFEDTQAPGGHPSPSAASRAGPGSDHEGRTGPVENSHRGFHRIKGKA; via the exons ATGTGGCCCTTCCTGAGTCGctctctcttcccacccccaACTCAGGCCTGGCTCCAGACGGTCTCCTCAGACCCGGAGGCCCAGGGCTGGGGGGCCTGGAACGAGACCAAGGAGACTCTGGGGCCagagggtggggaagggaaggaggaggaagaggaggcagaggaagacCAGGATGGGGATGCAGGCTTCCTGTTGTCTCTGCTGGAGCAAGAGAACCTGGCTGAGTGCCCGGTGCCTGACCAG gagctggaggccatcaagATGAAGGTGTGCACCATGGAGCAGGCCGAGGGGCCGCCATGGTCTCCGGAAGTGCAGCACCAGGCCGAGGAAGAGGAGGGCACCACGGCTGGGCAGCTGCTGAGCCCTGAGGCCACAG GCTGCCCCCTCCCTGGGACCCCCGAGGAGAAGGTGGAGGCTGACCACAGATCTGTCTACGTGGGCAAC GTGGACTACGGGGGCTCTGCCGAGGAGCTGGAGGCCCACTTCAGCCGCTGCGGGGAGGTCCACCGAGTCACCATCCTGTGCGACAAGTTCTCTGGACACCCCAAGGG GTGCTGCCAAAAAGAACCAACTTCCCCGGGATCAGCTCCACAGACCGCGGGGGCCTTCGAGGACACCCAGGCTCCAGGGGGGCACCCTTCCCCCTCAGCGGCCTCCAGGGCAGGCCCCGGCTCAGACCACGAGGGCAGAACCG GGCCCGTGGAAAATTCTCACCGTGGTTTTCACCGTATTAAAGGGAAGGCCTGA
- the PABPN1L gene encoding embryonic polyadenylate-binding protein 2 isoform X3, translating to MKVCTMEQAEGPPWSPEVQHQAEEEEGTTAGQLLSPEATGCPLPGTPEEKVEADHRSVYVGNACGVEAWGHPRRGPPLAFLSPPLPRKPRVRARRLSDMRVWAWVQVDYGGSAEELEAHFSRCGEVHRVTILCDKFSGHPKGYAYIEFATKGSVQAAVELDQSLFRGRVIKVLPKRTNFPGISSTDRGGLRGHPGSRGAPFPLSGLQGRPRLRPRGQNRARGKFSPWFSPY from the exons ATGAAGGTGTGCACCATGGAGCAGGCCGAGGGGCCGCCATGGTCTCCGGAAGTGCAGCACCAGGCCGAGGAAGAGGAGGGCACCACGGCTGGGCAGCTGCTGAGCCCTGAGGCCACAG GCTGCCCCCTCCCTGGGACCCCCGAGGAGAAGGTGGAGGCTGACCACAGATCTGTCTACGTGGGCAAC GCGTGTGGGGTGGAGGCCTGGGGCCATCCCCGCCGGGGGCCACCCTTGGCGTTTCTTTCCCCACCTCTACCAAGAAAGCCCCGAGTCAGGGCCAGGCGTCTCTCTGACATGCGGGTCTGGGCCTGGGTCCAGGTGGACTACGGGGGCTCTGCCGAGGAGCTGGAGGCCCACTTCAGCCGCTGCGGGGAGGTCCACCGAGTCACCATCCTGTGCGACAAGTTCTCTGGACACCCCAAGGG tTATGCCTACATAGAGTTTGCCACCAAGGGCTCCGTGCAGGCCGCCGTGGAGCTGGACCAGAGCCTCTTCCGGGGCCGGGTCATCAAG GTGCTGCCAAAAAGAACCAACTTCCCCGGGATCAGCTCCACAGACCGCGGGGGCCTTCGAGGACACCCAGGCTCCAGGGGGGCACCCTTCCCCCTCAGCGGCCTCCAGGGCAGGCCCCGGCTCAGACCACGAGGGCAGAACCG GGCCCGTGGAAAATTCTCACCGTGGTTTTCACCGTATTAA
- the PABPN1L gene encoding embryonic polyadenylate-binding protein 2 isoform X2: protein MWPFLSRSLFPPPTQAWLQTVSSDPEAQGWGAWNETKETLGPEGGEGKEEEEEAEEDQDGDAGFLLSLLEQENLAECPVPDQELEAIKMKVCTMEQAEGPPWSPEVQHQAEEEEGTTAGQLLSPEATGCPLPGTPEEKVEADHRSVYVGNVDYGGSAEELEAHFSRCGEVHRVTILCDKFSGHPKGYAYIEFATKGSVQAAVELDQSLFRGRVIKVLPKRTNFPGISSTDRGGLRGHPGSRGAPFPLSGLQGRPRLRPRGQNRARGKFSPWFSPY from the exons ATGTGGCCCTTCCTGAGTCGctctctcttcccacccccaACTCAGGCCTGGCTCCAGACGGTCTCCTCAGACCCGGAGGCCCAGGGCTGGGGGGCCTGGAACGAGACCAAGGAGACTCTGGGGCCagagggtggggaagggaaggaggaggaagaggaggcagaggaagacCAGGATGGGGATGCAGGCTTCCTGTTGTCTCTGCTGGAGCAAGAGAACCTGGCTGAGTGCCCGGTGCCTGACCAG gagctggaggccatcaagATGAAGGTGTGCACCATGGAGCAGGCCGAGGGGCCGCCATGGTCTCCGGAAGTGCAGCACCAGGCCGAGGAAGAGGAGGGCACCACGGCTGGGCAGCTGCTGAGCCCTGAGGCCACAG GCTGCCCCCTCCCTGGGACCCCCGAGGAGAAGGTGGAGGCTGACCACAGATCTGTCTACGTGGGCAAC GTGGACTACGGGGGCTCTGCCGAGGAGCTGGAGGCCCACTTCAGCCGCTGCGGGGAGGTCCACCGAGTCACCATCCTGTGCGACAAGTTCTCTGGACACCCCAAGGG tTATGCCTACATAGAGTTTGCCACCAAGGGCTCCGTGCAGGCCGCCGTGGAGCTGGACCAGAGCCTCTTCCGGGGCCGGGTCATCAAG GTGCTGCCAAAAAGAACCAACTTCCCCGGGATCAGCTCCACAGACCGCGGGGGCCTTCGAGGACACCCAGGCTCCAGGGGGGCACCCTTCCCCCTCAGCGGCCTCCAGGGCAGGCCCCGGCTCAGACCACGAGGGCAGAACCG GGCCCGTGGAAAATTCTCACCGTGGTTTTCACCGTATTAA
- the PABPN1L gene encoding embryonic polyadenylate-binding protein 2 isoform X1 produces the protein MWPFLSRSLFPPPTQAWLQTVSSDPEAQGWGAWNETKETLGPEGGEGKEEEEEAEEDQDGDAGFLLSLLEQENLAECPVPDQELEAIKMKVCTMEQAEGPPWSPEVQHQAEEEEGTTAGQLLSPEATGCPLPGTPEEKVEADHRSVYVGNACGVEAWGHPRRGPPLAFLSPPLPRKPRVRARRLSDMRVWAWVQVDYGGSAEELEAHFSRCGEVHRVTILCDKFSGHPKGYAYIEFATKGSVQAAVELDQSLFRGRVIKVLPKRTNFPGISSTDRGGLRGHPGSRGAPFPLSGLQGRPRLRPRGQNRARGKFSPWFSPY, from the exons ATGTGGCCCTTCCTGAGTCGctctctcttcccacccccaACTCAGGCCTGGCTCCAGACGGTCTCCTCAGACCCGGAGGCCCAGGGCTGGGGGGCCTGGAACGAGACCAAGGAGACTCTGGGGCCagagggtggggaagggaaggaggaggaagaggaggcagaggaagacCAGGATGGGGATGCAGGCTTCCTGTTGTCTCTGCTGGAGCAAGAGAACCTGGCTGAGTGCCCGGTGCCTGACCAG gagctggaggccatcaagATGAAGGTGTGCACCATGGAGCAGGCCGAGGGGCCGCCATGGTCTCCGGAAGTGCAGCACCAGGCCGAGGAAGAGGAGGGCACCACGGCTGGGCAGCTGCTGAGCCCTGAGGCCACAG GCTGCCCCCTCCCTGGGACCCCCGAGGAGAAGGTGGAGGCTGACCACAGATCTGTCTACGTGGGCAAC GCGTGTGGGGTGGAGGCCTGGGGCCATCCCCGCCGGGGGCCACCCTTGGCGTTTCTTTCCCCACCTCTACCAAGAAAGCCCCGAGTCAGGGCCAGGCGTCTCTCTGACATGCGGGTCTGGGCCTGGGTCCAGGTGGACTACGGGGGCTCTGCCGAGGAGCTGGAGGCCCACTTCAGCCGCTGCGGGGAGGTCCACCGAGTCACCATCCTGTGCGACAAGTTCTCTGGACACCCCAAGGG tTATGCCTACATAGAGTTTGCCACCAAGGGCTCCGTGCAGGCCGCCGTGGAGCTGGACCAGAGCCTCTTCCGGGGCCGGGTCATCAAG GTGCTGCCAAAAAGAACCAACTTCCCCGGGATCAGCTCCACAGACCGCGGGGGCCTTCGAGGACACCCAGGCTCCAGGGGGGCACCCTTCCCCCTCAGCGGCCTCCAGGGCAGGCCCCGGCTCAGACCACGAGGGCAGAACCG GGCCCGTGGAAAATTCTCACCGTGGTTTTCACCGTATTAA